In a single window of the Ruminococcus albus 7 = DSM 20455 genome:
- a CDS encoding YdbC family protein codes for MAELKFEIVEHVGVLSENAKGWTKELNKVSWGDHPAKYDIRDWSPDHTRMAKGVTLTDEELATLKDILNGDVEDDIDEDQML; via the coding sequence ATGGCAGAATTGAAATTTGAGATCGTTGAGCATGTAGGCGTGCTTTCCGAAAACGCTAAGGGCTGGACAAAGGAACTGAACAAGGTAAGCTGGGGCGATCACCCTGCTAAGTACGATATCAGAGACTGGTCACCTGACCATACCAGAATGGCTAAGGGTGTTACACTTACCGATGAGGAACTGGCTACCCTGAAGGATATCCTCAACGGTGATGTTGAGGACGATATTGACGAGGATCAGATGCTTTGA
- a CDS encoding lipopolysaccharide biosynthesis protein gives MSEKRIGSSYGKLMMNTIVFAIGSFSSKVLVLLLVPIYTKHLTQSELGRTDYLTQIANWIIPLATMTISEAIIRFGLDKAYDKKKVFTLGNLVCGAGMLLFAAILGLVSLIGVADKWISGYAFLLFLYVFMSGIKTLYTTFVRAMEKVRLFAVAGIVATFFTLFFMVMFYLVLPENFLGANTGIQKYLLSTILSDAITAVFVTIAAKLWRYIDFKDMDRELLHTMLQYSVPLIPAQLLWLITNSSDSFMTTHYIGEDRNGVLSAAYKIPNLVATVYMMFGQAWNMSAITENDSEDRDTFYEKVFDFNQSLLYILAAGCLFIVQPITNVWIGEEFRECVKYSPLLIYSTIFSCLTTFMGSMYLASKLTKRSLVTSLISGAINVGLNIVLIPTIGLYGPPLSTIASYMTVFIIRAFDSRKIVPFKMDIRKMIVSNVLVMLMTVILVMEPDLMHHKLLYLAVLALFCAVFVINMESISSLFFRFMPKRIAEKVTNLGTKKLSFIAAGVVAFAGLNLLFKCIPLILVLAAGYALGIKIDAPKIFLFCQVLCSALIWLLFSRIFGAGLMFVMCAAPIVKYFKKKRYIAFAVVSLDFFLGTLILSDLGWFLFLIELIVLIIVYRSSIYEFILDYIEFGTLGPIDRVTGMIPHRRHRRVRRGDTNNNNG, from the coding sequence ATGAGTGAAAAAAGGATAGGCTCAAGCTACGGCAAGCTGATGATGAACACCATCGTCTTTGCCATCGGCTCATTCAGCTCAAAAGTGCTGGTGCTGCTGCTTGTGCCGATATATACCAAACATCTGACACAGTCGGAACTTGGCAGGACTGATTACCTCACCCAGATAGCCAACTGGATAATCCCCCTCGCTACTATGACCATCAGCGAAGCTATAATACGCTTCGGTCTGGACAAGGCTTACGATAAGAAAAAGGTATTCACACTGGGAAATCTGGTGTGCGGTGCGGGTATGCTGTTGTTTGCGGCAATTCTCGGGCTGGTGAGCCTTATCGGAGTGGCGGATAAATGGATAAGCGGCTACGCGTTCTTGTTGTTTTTGTATGTATTCATGTCGGGTATAAAGACATTGTATACGACATTCGTGCGGGCGATGGAAAAAGTGCGGCTCTTCGCAGTGGCGGGCATAGTCGCCACGTTCTTCACACTGTTTTTCATGGTTATGTTCTACCTGGTGCTCCCGGAAAATTTCCTCGGTGCGAATACGGGTATACAGAAGTACCTGCTGTCAACCATATTATCCGATGCGATAACTGCGGTATTTGTGACTATAGCGGCGAAACTGTGGCGGTATATCGACTTTAAGGATATGGACAGGGAACTCCTGCATACTATGCTCCAGTATTCCGTACCGCTGATACCTGCACAGCTGCTGTGGCTGATAACCAACAGCTCAGACAGCTTCATGACAACACACTACATCGGTGAGGACAGGAACGGCGTGCTTTCTGCGGCGTACAAGATACCGAATCTTGTGGCTACGGTCTATATGATGTTCGGGCAGGCGTGGAATATGTCAGCCATAACCGAGAACGATTCCGAGGACAGGGATACGTTCTACGAAAAGGTATTTGATTTCAACCAGAGCCTGCTTTATATTCTTGCGGCAGGCTGTCTGTTCATCGTACAGCCAATAACGAATGTCTGGATAGGCGAAGAATTTCGTGAATGCGTCAAGTATTCACCCCTGCTGATATATTCTACTATATTCTCCTGCCTTACAACATTTATGGGCAGTATGTATCTTGCAAGCAAGCTTACCAAGCGTTCACTTGTGACCAGCCTTATTTCGGGTGCTATAAATGTTGGGCTGAATATAGTGCTGATACCAACCATAGGTCTTTACGGACCGCCTCTTTCGACTATCGCAAGCTATATGACGGTGTTCATTATCCGTGCTTTTGATTCCAGGAAGATAGTTCCTTTTAAAATGGATATCCGCAAGATGATAGTCAGCAACGTGCTTGTAATGCTGATGACTGTTATTCTTGTTATGGAACCTGATCTTATGCACCATAAGCTGCTGTATCTGGCAGTGCTTGCACTGTTCTGTGCGGTGTTCGTTATAAATATGGAGTCTATAAGCAGTCTGTTCTTCCGCTTTATGCCAAAGCGCATAGCAGAGAAGGTAACGAACCTCGGTACCAAGAAGCTGTCGTTCATCGCCGCGGGAGTTGTGGCGTTTGCAGGGCTCAACCTGCTGTTCAAGTGCATACCTCTGATACTTGTGCTGGCTGCGGGCTATGCCCTCGGCATAAAGATAGATGCACCAAAGATATTCCTTTTCTGTCAGGTGCTTTGTTCGGCACTGATATGGCTGCTGTTCAGCCGTATATTCGGCGCCGGGCTGATGTTCGTGATGTGTGCTGCACCGATAGTCAAGTACTTTAAAAAGAAAAGATATATCGCATTTGCTGTGGTATCACTGGACTTTTTCCTTGGTACACTGATACTCAGTGACCTTGGCTGGTTCCTGTTCCTGATAGAGCTTATAGTACTCATAATAGTATACCGCAGTTCGATATATGAATTTATACTTGATTATATCGAATTCGGTACACTGGGTCCGATAGACAGGGTGACGGGTATGATACCGCACCGACGTCATCGCAGAGTCAGACGCGGTGATACGAATAACAATAACGGCTGA
- the yfbR gene encoding 5'-deoxynucleotidase, whose amino-acid sequence MDRFFAVISRMKYINRWALMRNTIKENISEHSLEVAFIAHALALIRNERFGGDVNAERCALLAMFHDTTEIITGDLPTPIKYYSKEIKGAYREVENKAKDTLISYLPDDLKKYYEPLLVPTEEEKELWKLVKGADKLSALIKCIEERKMGNSDFASAEKATIEAIHKLALPEVEVFMEEFIPAYDLTLDEQA is encoded by the coding sequence ATGGATAGATTTTTTGCTGTTATCTCACGTATGAAATACATCAACCGCTGGGCACTGATGCGCAATACTATCAAGGAGAACATCAGTGAGCATTCGCTTGAAGTGGCATTTATCGCCCATGCGCTGGCACTTATCCGCAACGAACGGTTCGGCGGTGATGTCAATGCAGAAAGATGTGCGCTGCTTGCCATGTTCCACGATACCACCGAGATCATTACAGGTGATCTTCCCACACCGATAAAGTATTACAGCAAGGAGATCAAGGGTGCATACAGGGAGGTGGAGAATAAGGCTAAGGATACACTAATATCCTACCTGCCCGATGACCTGAAAAAGTACTATGAACCTCTTCTTGTTCCCACAGAGGAGGAGAAGGAACTCTGGAAGCTTGTGAAGGGCGCGGATAAGCTCTCAGCACTGATAAAGTGTATCGAAGAGAGGAAAATGGGCAATTCGGATTTTGCTTCGGCTGAGAAAGCCACCATCGAAGCCATACATAAGCTGGCTCTGCCGGAGGTTGAAGTGTTCATGGAAGAATTCATACCCGCCTATGATCTGACTCTTGATGAACAGGCTTGA
- a CDS encoding AraC family transcriptional regulator yields MDFYATELESLRYLVAGDLEAEDGFIHMRRVLDCHVLILVVEGTLYITQDGREFEVNAGETILLARGLEHFGTKRSKGKLSYMWVHFCTESEWSTSSADGYACRLPESFAVTNSGRLRRLFGIMLDCSRRDDASAAEMTLCALKLLLLECSYQAGAEESGVSPLVHKVRAWVRSNCHRRLTVADIAERFHYSPDHLSSRFRRETGETLYNFLNSCRTELARDLLSESTVSIKEVAYSCGYADEKYFSRAFRRAEGMTPTEYRGRTVGGNNADTKDK; encoded by the coding sequence ATGGATTTCTATGCGACCGAACTTGAAAGCCTGAGATATCTTGTGGCGGGTGACCTTGAAGCTGAGGATGGTTTTATTCATATGCGCCGTGTGCTTGACTGCCATGTGCTGATACTTGTGGTTGAGGGTACGCTGTATATCACACAGGACGGCAGGGAATTTGAGGTCAATGCCGGTGAGACCATACTTCTTGCACGCGGACTGGAACATTTCGGCACAAAGCGCAGCAAGGGCAAGTTATCATATATGTGGGTGCATTTTTGTACAGAAAGTGAATGGAGCACGTCTTCTGCTGACGGATATGCCTGTCGTCTGCCTGAAAGCTTTGCAGTAACTAATTCAGGCAGGCTCCGAAGGCTTTTTGGAATAATGCTGGATTGTTCCCGTCGTGATGACGCTTCAGCCGCGGAAATGACCCTTTGTGCACTTAAACTGCTGCTGCTTGAATGTTCATACCAGGCAGGGGCAGAGGAGTCGGGAGTAAGTCCGCTTGTGCATAAGGTCAGGGCGTGGGTGCGCAGCAATTGTCATCGCAGGCTCACTGTTGCGGATATCGCTGAAAGGTTCCATTATTCTCCCGATCACCTTTCTTCCAGGTTTCGCAGGGAAACAGGTGAAACGCTGTACAATTTTTTGAACAGCTGCAGAACGGAACTCGCAAGGGATCTGCTTTCGGAGAGTACTGTAAGCATAAAAGAGGTCGCATATTCCTGCGGTTATGCGGATGAAAAATATTTCAGCAGAGCATTCCGCAGGGCTGAGGGTATGACACCAACGGAATACCGCGGCAGAACAGTCGGCGGAAACAATGCTGACACCAAAGATAAATGA
- a CDS encoding DAK2 domain-containing protein, whose translation MINGNMLRRAFISGAHSITNKKKSVDELNVFPVPDGDTGSNMSMTINNSVAELENLGDNVPVSTVASTAASCLLRGARGNSGVILSLIFRGFSKGLAGKSEMGAEDLVNSLELGVQGAYKSVMKPTEGTILTVAREAAEKARETLKSTNDPRAVMADVCAQAKITLDKTPKLLPALAKAGVVDAGGMGLLIIFEAMRDVFEGGEIVEQKAQPVEKKTVEAEGAVTVDTFSSVVGQYDAEINFTYCTEMLITKKPDCDDPIKLRAYLETIGDCVVVVDDDEIIKVHVHTNNPGKAIEKGLEFGYINFPKVENMKLQHEKEQKKAKSAFTPAEQTNEFGFVAVAAGNGIETMFKDLGVDCVVKGGQTMNPSTQDILEAIMSCPAKTVFVLPNNKNIIMAAEQAVKLADRKVCVLQTRTIPQGMSAMLAYDPDADFNTNRIEMTAAIERVSTGQITFAARDSDYEGHSIKQGEILAMDNGRLSFVDKDLAKAAFKLTKKLVKGDSSYITVIYGSDVTDDSAQALYKQISNKYSNLDVNLINGGQPVYYYIISVE comes from the coding sequence GTGATAAACGGAAATATGCTGCGCCGTGCTTTTATCAGCGGTGCGCACAGTATCACAAATAAAAAGAAGTCTGTGGACGAGCTCAATGTATTTCCCGTGCCTGATGGTGATACGGGATCAAATATGTCCATGACGATAAATAATTCGGTGGCTGAACTTGAGAATCTGGGTGATAATGTACCTGTAAGTACTGTTGCAAGCACAGCGGCATCATGTCTGCTGAGGGGTGCAAGAGGAAATTCGGGCGTTATACTTTCTCTTATATTCAGAGGATTCTCAAAGGGTCTTGCAGGAAAGAGCGAGATGGGTGCCGAAGATCTTGTAAATTCGCTGGAACTTGGTGTTCAGGGCGCGTACAAGTCGGTAATGAAGCCCACTGAGGGTACTATACTCACGGTGGCGAGGGAAGCGGCTGAAAAGGCAAGGGAAACACTGAAGTCCACAAATGATCCACGGGCTGTCATGGCTGATGTATGCGCACAGGCAAAGATCACTCTTGATAAGACACCCAAGCTTCTGCCGGCACTTGCTAAAGCAGGTGTTGTGGATGCAGGCGGAATGGGTCTGCTGATAATATTTGAGGCTATGCGAGATGTATTTGAGGGCGGTGAGATAGTTGAGCAGAAGGCTCAGCCTGTGGAAAAGAAGACTGTTGAGGCCGAGGGTGCTGTTACCGTGGATACATTCTCATCGGTAGTAGGTCAGTATGATGCTGAGATAAACTTCACCTATTGCACCGAGATGCTCATAACCAAAAAGCCCGATTGTGATGACCCCATCAAGCTGAGGGCATACCTTGAGACTATCGGTGACTGCGTGGTCGTAGTTGATGATGATGAGATAATCAAGGTGCACGTACACACCAACAACCCCGGCAAGGCTATTGAAAAAGGCCTTGAATTCGGTTATATAAACTTCCCTAAGGTGGAGAACATGAAGCTCCAGCATGAGAAGGAGCAGAAAAAAGCCAAGAGCGCCTTTACTCCCGCTGAGCAGACCAACGAGTTCGGCTTTGTTGCAGTAGCCGCAGGCAACGGTATCGAGACCATGTTCAAGGACCTCGGTGTTGACTGTGTTGTAAAGGGCGGTCAGACCATGAACCCCTCCACACAGGATATACTTGAAGCTATCATGAGCTGTCCTGCAAAGACAGTATTCGTACTGCCCAACAACAAGAATATCATCATGGCGGCAGAACAGGCAGTAAAGCTTGCCGACAGAAAGGTATGCGTACTGCAGACCAGGACTATCCCCCAGGGTATGTCGGCTATGCTTGCATATGATCCCGATGCTGATTTCAATACTAATCGTATCGAGATGACAGCAGCTATCGAGCGGGTATCTACGGGACAGATAACCTTTGCGGCTCGTGATTCTGATTACGAGGGTCATTCGATCAAGCAGGGTGAGATACTTGCTATGGATAACGGCAGACTTTCGTTCGTGGACAAAGACCTTGCAAAGGCAGCGTTCAAGCTGACTAAGAAGCTGGTAAAGGGTGACAGCTCATATATCACTGTTATTTACGGTTCAGATGTTACCGATGATTCGGCTCAGGCACTTTACAAGCAGATAAGCAACAAGTATTCAAATCTTGATGTAAACCTTATAAACGGCGGACAGCCTGTTTACTACTACATCATCTCTGTGGAATGA
- a CDS encoding Asp23/Gls24 family envelope stress response protein, with translation MIKIKNHLGTIGISTGYLRQLISNTAENCFGVAGLNVYGAKQGVNAMLKRQNTTKGVIISQDGDELVVDLHITVTYGVNVGAIVDSIIHKVNYVLTNEAGITVKSVNVYVDEMTD, from the coding sequence ATGATCAAAATAAAAAATCATCTTGGTACTATCGGCATATCTACAGGATATCTGAGGCAGCTCATATCCAACACTGCTGAAAACTGCTTTGGTGTAGCGGGACTTAACGTATATGGTGCAAAGCAGGGCGTAAATGCTATGCTGAAACGCCAGAATACCACTAAGGGAGTCATAATCTCGCAGGATGGCGACGAACTGGTCGTAGACCTTCATATAACTGTTACTTACGGTGTAAATGTCGGCGCTATTGTTGACAGCATCATACATAAGGTCAATTATGTTCTGACAAATGAAGCAGGTATAACGGTCAAGTCTGTTAACGTTTATGTTGATGAGATGACTGATTGA
- the sufC gene encoding Fe-S cluster assembly ATPase SufC, which translates to MSELLKIEDLAVSAEDKELLHSVTITIGEGETHVLMGQNGAGKSTLGCTIMGSPEYRVTGGKIYFEGEDITGLSADKRARLGLFLSFQNPIEIPGITLAEFLRNALEQTTGKRIKLWDFKKQLKAAMKVLDMDESYADRDLNVGFSGGEKKKAEILQLLILQPKLAILDETDSGLDVDAVKIVSKGIEEYRRSVGGSLIIITHNDKILASLNVDKTHILADGRVAKEGDGHLAFEVLENGFEKYIGEV; encoded by the coding sequence ATGTCAGAATTATTAAAGATAGAAGATCTGGCTGTTTCAGCTGAAGATAAGGAGCTGCTTCACAGCGTAACGATCACAATAGGTGAAGGCGAAACTCATGTACTCATGGGACAGAACGGTGCAGGTAAATCAACACTCGGCTGTACTATAATGGGAAGCCCCGAGTACAGGGTAACAGGAGGAAAAATATACTTTGAAGGCGAAGATATCACCGGTCTTTCCGCTGACAAACGTGCAAGACTGGGATTGTTCCTGTCATTTCAGAATCCAATAGAGATACCCGGCATCACCCTTGCTGAATTTCTCAGAAACGCACTTGAACAGACCACAGGCAAGCGCATAAAGCTCTGGGATTTCAAAAAGCAGCTAAAGGCAGCCATGAAGGTGCTTGATATGGATGAGAGCTACGCAGACCGTGACCTCAATGTAGGTTTCTCGGGCGGCGAGAAGAAAAAGGCAGAGATACTCCAGCTGCTGATACTTCAGCCTAAGCTTGCTATACTTGACGAGACCGATTCCGGTCTTGATGTTGATGCAGTAAAGATAGTATCCAAGGGCATTGAGGAGTACCGTCGTTCTGTAGGCGGTTCACTCATCATAATCACCCACAATGATAAGATACTCGCTTCCCTCAACGTTGACAAGACACATATCCTCGCTGACGGAAGGGTAGCAAAAGAGGGTGACGGTCATCTGGCATTCGAGGTGCTGGAAAACGGTTTTGAGAAATATATCGGTGAGGTGTGA
- the sufB gene encoding Fe-S cluster assembly protein SufB: MSSKTQVTDIDRSLYDFRYEEDERDFFDSGITPDIIKEISEEKNDPEWMKDFRLRSLDIYSRTPMVKWGASIEGLDVDNIVTYIRPKSRMNTDWNDVPDDIKNTFEKLGIPQAERESLAGVGAQYDSELVYHNVREEVAQSGVVYTDLESAMHDPKYAEIIKSHFMKLVPPTDHKFAALHGAVWSGGSFVYVPKNVRLEIPLQSYFRLNAKGAGQFEHTLIILEEGAYLHFIEGCSAPKYYEAGLHAGCVELYVGKNATLRYSTIENWSKNMYNLNTKRAIVDEGGRIEWVSGSFGSHVSYLYPMSILNGRGASAEFTGITFAGEGQDLDTGAKIVHNAPDTSSYMNTKSISKSGGKSTFRSAVVVNEKAEGSKSSVNCESLMLDRISRSDTVPVIDVKTDKCDVGHEAKIGRISDEAIFYLTSRGLSEEDARAMIVRGFADNVSKELPLEYAVEMNNLIGLEMHGSVG; encoded by the coding sequence ATGAGCAGCAAGACACAAGTTACGGATATCGACCGTTCGCTGTATGATTTCCGCTATGAAGAAGATGAGCGGGATTTCTTTGACAGCGGCATCACACCCGATATCATAAAAGAGATATCCGAAGAAAAGAACGACCCCGAATGGATGAAGGATTTCCGCCTGAGATCATTGGATATATACAGCAGGACCCCTATGGTGAAATGGGGAGCTTCAATAGAAGGGCTGGATGTTGACAATATAGTAACATATATACGTCCCAAGAGCCGTATGAACACGGATTGGAACGATGTTCCCGATGATATAAAGAACACCTTTGAAAAACTGGGCATCCCTCAGGCTGAGCGTGAATCCCTGGCAGGTGTCGGTGCACAGTACGACAGCGAACTGGTATACCACAATGTTCGTGAAGAAGTTGCACAGTCAGGGGTAGTATACACCGATCTTGAAAGCGCTATGCATGATCCCAAATATGCTGAGATCATCAAAAGCCATTTCATGAAGCTGGTACCACCCACAGATCATAAGTTTGCTGCGCTCCACGGCGCGGTATGGTCAGGCGGTTCATTCGTATATGTACCAAAAAATGTACGATTGGAGATACCGCTCCAGTCATATTTCAGGCTTAATGCAAAAGGCGCCGGTCAGTTTGAGCATACACTTATAATACTGGAAGAAGGCGCTTATCTGCATTTCATCGAAGGCTGCTCTGCCCCGAAATACTACGAGGCAGGTCTGCACGCAGGCTGCGTTGAGCTGTATGTTGGCAAAAACGCAACACTGCGTTATTCAACAATTGAAAACTGGTCCAAAAATATGTACAATCTCAACACCAAGCGTGCGATAGTCGATGAAGGCGGCAGGATCGAATGGGTATCGGGAAGCTTTGGTTCTCATGTAAGCTATCTGTACCCCATGAGCATACTGAACGGCAGAGGCGCAAGTGCTGAGTTCACAGGCATAACCTTTGCAGGCGAAGGTCAGGATCTTGATACAGGTGCTAAGATAGTCCATAATGCTCCTGATACTTCTTCGTATATGAATACTAAATCCATAAGCAAATCAGGCGGCAAAAGCACTTTCAGGAGTGCGGTAGTCGTTAACGAAAAGGCAGAGGGCAGCAAGTCCTCCGTCAACTGTGAATCCCTCATGCTGGATCGAATATCACGTTCTGATACCGTACCCGTTATTGATGTAAAGACCGATAAATGTGATGTGGGTCATGAGGCAAAGATCGGCAGGATAAGCGATGAAGCTATCTTCTACCTGACCTCCAGAGGTCTTTCGGAGGAAGATGCAAGGGCTATGATAGTACGTGGTTTTGCTGACAACGTATCAAAAGAACTGCCCCTTGAATACGCAGTGGAGATGAACAATCTTATCGGACTTGAAATGCATGGCAGCGTCGGCTGA
- a CDS encoding SufB/SufD family protein: MAETKLNILPVPTFGSLGVNYVTRDISGYETKDIVISSGSSESVVQYIDSDTETNVDIKSNAKLKLIQLFDSKKKCISKLGISLEDNADIELIQLYLGGDTVSEIAARLDGAKSVFNAKIGYQLNGEDKLDINLIAEHTGRKSSSEIMVNGVLNDNAAKTFKGTIDFKNGAVGAQGSEKEDVIMMSEKVRNKTVPVILCAEEDVVGNHGATIGRIDDKHVFYMKSRGIPEEKIYELMARSKLAQIIAPIDDGSAKKRIYTALGWGEDIE; this comes from the coding sequence ATGGCAGAAACAAAACTGAATATACTCCCTGTACCGACCTTCGGAAGTCTGGGTGTAAACTATGTCACACGGGATATCTCAGGATATGAGACCAAGGATATAGTCATCAGCAGCGGCAGCAGTGAGTCGGTGGTGCAGTATATAGATTCCGATACTGAAACTAATGTAGATATCAAAAGCAATGCAAAGCTTAAACTTATACAGCTTTTCGACAGCAAGAAGAAATGCATATCAAAGCTGGGCATATCCCTTGAAGATAATGCGGATATCGAGCTTATACAGCTTTATCTTGGCGGCGATACCGTAAGCGAGATAGCAGCACGCCTTGACGGAGCAAAGAGCGTATTCAACGCAAAGATCGGTTATCAGCTGAACGGCGAGGACAAGCTTGATATCAACCTGATAGCTGAACATACAGGCAGAAAGAGCAGTTCGGAGATAATGGTCAACGGTGTTCTCAATGACAATGCCGCAAAGACCTTCAAGGGCACCATTGATTTCAAAAACGGTGCAGTCGGTGCACAGGGCAGCGAAAAAGAGGACGTTATTATGATGAGCGAAAAGGTACGCAACAAAACTGTACCTGTTATTCTCTGCGCTGAGGAAGATGTTGTCGGTAATCACGGTGCGACTATCGGCAGGATAGATGATAAACACGTATTTTATATGAAGTCGAGAGGTATTCCCGAAGAAAAGATATATGAGCTTATGGCAAGGTCAAAGCTCGCACAGATCATCGCGCCTATAGATGATGGATCTGCAAAGAAACGTATATATACTGCGCTCGGATGGGGTGAAGATATTGAGTGA
- a CDS encoding aminotransferase class V-fold PLP-dependent enzyme — translation MKILSEYNYKQDIPVFDVYKDLVYLDNAATTQKPRKVLEAAEKYYREENANPLRGLYELSVKATDAYENAREAVRGFIGAASTKEIVFTRNATESLNLIAYSWGRTNIRKGDEILVAVSEHHSDLLPWQRLAADTGAVLKFLECTKQGEYSADDLKAALTADTKLFAIAQVSNVFGRINPIKTFAEICHNNGTLIVCDGAQSVPHMAVDVRDLDVDFLAFSGHKMFAPMGIGVLYAREELLQNMPPFLYGGEMIEYVTRESATFAELPHKFEAGTVNVGGAVGLHAAIDYINSIGMENIVRRENELTALAFNEMKRIGNINIIGSDKAEEHHGIISFTIEGVHPHDIAAIFDSENVAIRAGHHCAQPLHQHLGVQSSVRMSLAFYNDEHDIARFIETLGSVRRRMGYVG, via the coding sequence GTGAAGATATTGAGTGAATATAATTACAAGCAGGATATCCCGGTATTTGATGTATACAAGGATCTTGTTTATTTAGATAACGCAGCTACAACACAGAAGCCCCGAAAGGTACTGGAAGCTGCAGAGAAATATTACCGCGAAGAAAATGCCAATCCACTGAGAGGGCTTTATGAGCTCAGCGTAAAGGCTACTGATGCTTATGAAAATGCCCGTGAGGCTGTTCGCGGATTCATAGGTGCTGCAAGCACTAAAGAGATAGTATTTACGCGCAACGCAACTGAGAGCCTTAATCTTATAGCATACAGCTGGGGCCGCACAAATATCCGCAAGGGCGATGAGATACTTGTTGCTGTATCAGAGCATCACTCCGACCTGCTGCCATGGCAAAGACTCGCAGCTGATACCGGTGCCGTACTTAAATTTCTTGAATGCACAAAGCAAGGAGAATATTCAGCAGATGATCTTAAAGCTGCACTTACAGCAGACACTAAATTATTCGCCATAGCACAGGTATCCAATGTGTTCGGCAGGATAAATCCGATAAAGACATTTGCTGAGATATGCCATAATAACGGCACGCTGATAGTTTGCGACGGTGCACAGAGCGTTCCTCACATGGCTGTGGATGTAAGGGATCTTGATGTTGACTTCCTTGCATTTTCGGGTCATAAGATGTTCGCACCTATGGGTATAGGTGTACTTTATGCACGCGAGGAGCTTCTTCAGAATATGCCTCCCTTCCTGTATGGCGGAGAGATGATAGAGTATGTTACCAGAGAAAGCGCAACATTCGCAGAACTGCCGCACAAGTTTGAGGCAGGCACTGTAAATGTAGGCGGTGCAGTTGGTCTGCACGCAGCAATAGACTATATAAATAGTATAGGTATGGAAAATATAGTCAGACGTGAAAACGAACTTACCGCACTGGCATTCAATGAGATGAAGCGCATCGGTAATATAAACATAATAGGCTCTGATAAAGCGGAGGAACACCACGGAATAATCTCATTCACAATTGAGGGTGTACACCCCCACGATATCGCAGCCATATTCGACAGCGAAAATGTAGCTATAAGGGCAGGTCATCACTGTGCCCAGCCGCTGCACCAGCACTTAGGTGTACAATCTTCTGTACGCATGAGCCTGGCATTCTACAATGACGAACACGACATCGCGAGGTTCATCGAGACCCTTGGCAGCGTAAGGAGGCGCATGGGATATGTCGGATAA
- the sufU gene encoding Fe-S cluster assembly sulfur transfer protein SufU: protein MSDNFYNEVLIDHNLHPQHLHELPCATCSNAGLNPTCGDSLTLHLSIESGIIKDGSFTGVGCAISQASTDIMLDLIIGRTPDEARHLSDLFGRMINGTISDEELEELEEAGALQNISKMPARVKCATLGWKTLEKLLDENI from the coding sequence ATGTCGGATAATTTTTACAATGAAGTACTCATAGATCATAATCTTCATCCTCAGCATCTTCATGAACTTCCCTGCGCTACCTGTTCAAATGCAGGGCTCAACCCTACCTGCGGAGATTCGCTTACCCTTCATCTTTCAATAGAATCAGGCATAATAAAGGACGGTTCCTTTACAGGTGTTGGATGTGCGATATCTCAGGCTTCCACCGATATCATGCTTGATCTCATCATAGGCAGAACACCCGATGAAGCAAGACATCTGAGCGACCTTTTCGGCAGAATGATAAACGGAACCATATCCGATGAGGAACTGGAAGAACTTGAAGAAGCAGGTGCGTTACAGAATATCTCTAAAATGCCTGCAAGAGTCAAGTGTGCTACTCTCGGCTGGAAAACACTTGAAAAACTTCTGGACGAGAATATCTGA